From a region of the Nitrospiraceae bacterium genome:
- a CDS encoding CBS domain-containing protein has translation MAKKTKGNPGPGDLLDHHIEALRGALRAFQPFLSRRKASASLDAFDDDTEELLGEVFGGSSDALEAYQYAKLGEAGLLPEEAQESGTHNVERESLHQRKQVLESCLANLELKKAARTGRARLRTVGDLLDGLTVADFMSSEVRSVHRAASIKEAGRLLQKWKVGSLLVDDGSRYIGILTDTDLSRKAVAKGLDPNTTTVTLCMSKSVVTIEDSEPLMEAITIMKEEGIRHLPVTEDGTIVGLLSVADLLRAYEEVLD, from the coding sequence ATGGCTAAAAAGACGAAAGGCAATCCGGGGCCGGGCGATTTGCTCGATCACCATATCGAGGCGTTGCGTGGCGCGCTTCGGGCGTTTCAACCGTTCCTGTCTCGGCGAAAGGCTTCCGCCTCGTTGGACGCATTCGACGACGACACGGAAGAGCTCTTAGGCGAGGTATTCGGCGGATCCTCCGATGCGCTGGAGGCCTATCAATACGCGAAACTCGGGGAAGCTGGCCTGTTGCCGGAGGAGGCCCAGGAATCCGGCACGCATAACGTGGAACGGGAGAGCCTGCATCAGCGGAAGCAAGTACTGGAGAGTTGCCTTGCCAATCTGGAATTGAAGAAAGCGGCGAGGACCGGACGGGCCAGACTGAGGACCGTCGGCGATTTGCTCGATGGTCTTACAGTCGCGGATTTCATGTCCAGCGAAGTCCGGAGCGTACATCGGGCCGCGTCGATCAAGGAGGCCGGTCGGTTGCTCCAAAAATGGAAGGTCGGGTCTTTGCTGGTCGACGACGGGTCTCGGTATATCGGCATCCTGACCGACACGGATTTGAGCCGCAAGGCCGTGGCCAAGGGATTGGATCCTAACACCACGACCGTCACCCTGTGCATGAGCAAATCGGTGGTGACGATTGAGGACAGCGAGCCCTTGATGGAAGCCATTACGATCATGAAGGAAGAGGGCATCCGCCATTTGCCTGTCACCGAGGATGGGACGATCGTCGGGCTGCTTTCCGTCGCAGATCTTCTGCGAGCCTACGAAGAAGTTTTGGACTAA
- a CDS encoding ferredoxin--nitrite reductase, which produces MNKIEALKTERDGLTVGEMIAHYAAAGWEAIPDADVHRLKWYGLFLRNPTPGRFMLRVRIPGGRTTSYQLNALADIAGRYGNGVLDVTTRQQIQVRHLAIGDVPTVFDLLQRVGLTSMQTGMDSVRNVMTCPVAGLNPNELLDGTEIVRAINQEVLGNKAYTNLPRKCNVAVTGCLDNCLHMETQDIALVPAYHDLGYDKCYGFNVLVGGKLGSGGYRIASPLDVFVNPAEAFEVCRALLEIYRDHGPRENRTQARLAFLVEEWGEERLRSEVERRIGKALPAAGVDARKSGECDHVGIFRQKQRGMNYVGLKILVGRIKADDLRAIAGLAERYGTGELRLSPGQALMIPNVSDRLVGDLAEERLVKQFAYNPSPLYKGLVSCVGSDYCNLAVIETKSRAVETAIALEKRLGDGLKPISLHWSGCPAGCGNHLVADIGLLGKKARVGGKVVDAVDVFVGGRSGPDPKPATRILEDVPCEKLPALLETLMPFHTREKMHRVRGRVEKKAPAGRARNTTDEAGTPLPSLPQRLPD; this is translated from the coding sequence ATGAATAAGATCGAAGCGCTGAAGACGGAACGGGATGGGCTGACGGTGGGCGAGATGATCGCCCATTATGCGGCCGCGGGGTGGGAAGCGATTCCGGATGCGGACGTGCACCGGCTCAAGTGGTACGGGCTCTTTCTGCGGAACCCGACGCCAGGTCGGTTTATGTTGCGGGTGCGCATTCCCGGCGGGCGAACGACCTCCTATCAGCTGAACGCGCTGGCGGACATCGCCGGACGATACGGCAACGGGGTGTTGGATGTGACCACCCGGCAACAAATCCAAGTGCGTCATTTGGCGATCGGCGACGTGCCGACGGTGTTCGATCTCTTGCAGCGAGTCGGATTGACCTCGATGCAAACGGGCATGGATTCTGTCCGAAACGTCATGACCTGCCCGGTGGCGGGCCTGAACCCCAACGAGTTGTTGGACGGCACCGAAATCGTACGGGCCATCAATCAAGAAGTGCTCGGCAACAAGGCCTATACGAATCTCCCGCGCAAGTGCAACGTCGCGGTGACGGGGTGTCTGGACAACTGCCTCCACATGGAGACGCAGGACATTGCGCTGGTGCCGGCCTATCACGACCTCGGCTATGACAAGTGCTACGGCTTTAACGTGCTGGTCGGTGGAAAGCTGGGGTCTGGCGGTTACCGCATCGCGAGCCCGCTCGACGTTTTTGTAAACCCGGCCGAGGCCTTCGAAGTATGCCGGGCGTTGCTGGAGATCTATCGGGATCATGGTCCGCGGGAGAATCGAACCCAAGCGCGGCTGGCGTTCTTGGTCGAGGAGTGGGGTGAAGAACGGTTGAGAAGCGAGGTCGAGCGGCGGATCGGCAAAGCTCTGCCGGCCGCCGGCGTCGATGCGAGGAAATCCGGAGAGTGCGACCATGTGGGCATCTTTCGGCAGAAGCAACGAGGAATGAATTATGTCGGCTTGAAAATCTTGGTGGGGCGCATCAAGGCGGATGACCTGAGGGCGATTGCCGGACTGGCCGAGCGGTACGGGACCGGTGAATTGCGGTTGTCGCCCGGACAAGCCCTGATGATTCCCAACGTGAGTGATCGCCTGGTGGGAGACCTGGCGGAAGAGCGCTTAGTGAAGCAATTCGCATACAACCCCTCGCCGCTCTATAAGGGCCTGGTCAGCTGCGTCGGCAGTGACTATTGCAATCTGGCGGTGATTGAAACCAAGAGCCGGGCCGTCGAGACCGCGATAGCGCTGGAAAAGCGGTTGGGCGACGGTCTGAAACCGATTAGCCTGCACTGGTCCGGCTGCCCGGCCGGCTGCGGGAATCACTTGGTAGCGGATATTGGATTGCTTGGGAAGAAGGCGAGAGTCGGAGGGAAAGTCGTGGATGCGGTCGACGTATTCGTCGGTGGACGATCCGGGCCCGATCCCAAGCCCGCGACCCGCATTTTGGAAGATGTGCCCTGCGAGAAGTTGCCGGCCCTCTTGGAAACGCTGATGCCCTTTCACACAAGGGAAAAAATGCATCGCGTTCGGGGTAGGGTGGAGAAGAAGGCGCCGGCGGGTCGTGCCCGCAATACGACCGACGAGGCCGGTACGCCGCTACCGTCCCTGCCACAGCGGCTTCCCGACTGA
- the cynS gene encoding cyanase → MDRDTVRTIIKEKRMAKGLTIAAIAKVVGKNPTFVAAALNGNHKLSLDEAKKVGAMLELDSETTSALSSFPVRTDYPITTDPFKYRLLEIIGVYGDSMREQANEMFGDGIMSAIDFTIDMEKVTGSQGEARCKITLNGKWLEYKTF, encoded by the coding sequence ATGGATAGGGACACGGTGCGCACGATCATCAAGGAGAAGCGGATGGCGAAGGGCCTGACCATTGCGGCCATCGCAAAGGTAGTGGGGAAGAATCCGACCTTCGTCGCTGCGGCGCTCAACGGCAATCACAAATTGTCGTTGGACGAGGCCAAGAAAGTGGGCGCGATGCTCGAACTCGACTCAGAGACGACCTCGGCGCTGAGCAGTTTTCCGGTGCGGACGGACTATCCGATCACGACCGACCCCTTCAAATATCGACTGCTGGAGATCATCGGCGTCTACGGCGATTCGATGCGCGAGCAAGCGAATGAAATGTTCGGCGACGGGATTATGAGCGCAATCGACTTCACGATCGATATGGAAAAGGTCACAGGCAGTCAGGGGGAGGCGCGATGCAAGATCACCCTGAACGGCAAGTGGCTTGAATACAAGACATTCTAG
- a CDS encoding formate/nitrite transporter family protein, which translates to MHASDHERIGGLAAKKWAFLERSFPGYLILSAFAGIYLGFGIALIFSLGGPLAAEGSPLVKLVMGASFGVALTLVIFAGSELFTGNNMVGVIGGLTRSITWGQALQLNFWSWVGNLIGSLLLAWLIVQSGLFAKGATTDLIAKLATVKMSLGSWELFVRGILCNWLICLAVWMAGRTSNETAKILLIFWCLFAFIGTGFEHSIANQSLLGMALLLPHDAAVTWTGFWFNQLFVALGNIVGGGLFVGGLYWLASPYRVKEAEAGEVGRTETAEALRT; encoded by the coding sequence ATGCATGCGTCAGATCACGAGCGTATCGGCGGGCTTGCGGCAAAGAAATGGGCGTTCTTGGAACGCTCGTTTCCGGGCTATCTCATTTTGTCGGCCTTCGCCGGGATCTATTTGGGATTCGGGATTGCGCTGATCTTCAGCCTGGGAGGTCCGTTGGCTGCCGAAGGGTCGCCGCTGGTGAAATTGGTCATGGGCGCGTCATTCGGGGTGGCGCTGACCCTGGTGATTTTTGCCGGCTCGGAGTTGTTCACGGGCAACAACATGGTCGGTGTGATCGGCGGCCTCACCAGGTCGATCACCTGGGGGCAAGCGTTGCAACTGAACTTCTGGTCCTGGGTCGGCAACTTGATCGGGTCGCTGCTGTTGGCCTGGTTGATTGTCCAATCTGGCCTGTTCGCGAAGGGCGCCACCACGGACCTGATCGCAAAGCTCGCGACGGTGAAAATGTCACTCGGATCTTGGGAGCTGTTCGTCCGGGGTATTCTCTGCAACTGGCTAATTTGCCTCGCGGTCTGGATGGCGGGGCGTACGAGCAATGAGACGGCCAAGATCCTGCTGATCTTCTGGTGCCTCTTTGCATTCATCGGCACGGGATTTGAGCACAGCATCGCGAATCAATCCTTGCTGGGCATGGCGTTGTTGCTGCCTCACGATGCGGCGGTCACGTGGACGGGATTTTGGTTCAACCAGCTGTTTGTGGCTCTCGGCAATATCGTAGGTGGCGGACTCTTCGTGGGCGGGCTGTATTGGTTGGCCAGCCCCTATCGGGTGAAGGAAGCGGAGGCCGGGGAAGTCGGTCGGACAGAGACAGCGGAAGCGCTGCGGACGTAG
- the glnA gene encoding type I glutamate--ammonia ligase yields MNVREVLEFAKKNKVQVVDLKFVDLIGTWQHFSIPVGELTEGLFKDGSGLDGSSIRGWKAINNSDMLVVPDPETACMDPFCAVPTLSLIGNVVDPITRETYDRDPRYIAQKAEKYLQSTKIGDTSYWGPEAEFFIFDHARYDQTNHSGYYFLDSDEGVWNMGQEGVNLGGKIRHKEGYFPVAPTDTQQDIRTEMILEMEKAGIAVEKHHHEVATAGQAEIDIRFDSLLKTADKMMMYKYIVKNVARRHGKTVTFMPKPLFGDNGSGMHTHQSIWKDGKPLFAGKEYAGVSQLCLNYIGGILKHAPALAAFTNPTTNSYKRLTPGFEAPVLLAYSSRNRSAGIRIPMYSPSPKAKRIEVRFPDPGANPYLAFAAMLMAGLDGIENKINPGEPAEKDLYDLEPKEMAKIRTMPGSLDDALDALEKDHQFLLKGGVFSEDLIEAWISYKRTKEVDTMRLRPHPYEFFLYYDL; encoded by the coding sequence ATGAACGTTCGTGAAGTGTTGGAGTTTGCGAAGAAAAACAAGGTGCAGGTGGTCGATCTGAAGTTTGTCGATCTCATCGGCACGTGGCAGCATTTCAGCATTCCGGTGGGGGAACTCACGGAAGGGTTGTTCAAGGATGGGTCCGGTTTGGACGGGTCCTCCATCCGCGGCTGGAAGGCGATCAACAACAGCGACATGCTGGTCGTGCCGGATCCGGAAACGGCCTGCATGGATCCGTTCTGCGCGGTCCCGACCTTGAGTCTGATCGGCAACGTGGTCGATCCGATCACCCGGGAGACCTACGATCGCGATCCGCGCTACATCGCCCAAAAGGCCGAGAAGTATCTGCAGAGCACGAAGATCGGCGATACGTCCTATTGGGGCCCGGAAGCCGAGTTCTTCATTTTCGATCATGCCCGCTACGACCAGACCAACCACAGCGGCTACTATTTCCTCGATTCCGATGAGGGCGTGTGGAACATGGGCCAGGAGGGTGTGAACTTGGGCGGCAAGATCCGTCACAAGGAAGGCTACTTCCCGGTGGCGCCGACCGACACGCAACAGGACATCCGGACCGAGATGATCCTCGAGATGGAAAAGGCAGGGATTGCGGTCGAGAAGCATCACCACGAAGTGGCCACGGCCGGCCAAGCCGAGATTGACATTCGCTTCGACTCGCTGCTGAAGACCGCCGACAAGATGATGATGTACAAGTACATCGTCAAAAACGTCGCGCGTCGGCATGGCAAGACGGTCACGTTCATGCCGAAGCCGCTGTTCGGCGACAACGGGTCCGGCATGCACACGCACCAGAGCATCTGGAAGGACGGCAAGCCCCTGTTTGCCGGGAAGGAATATGCCGGCGTGTCGCAGCTGTGCTTGAACTACATCGGCGGCATCTTGAAGCATGCCCCGGCGTTGGCGGCGTTCACCAATCCGACGACCAACTCCTACAAGCGGCTTACGCCGGGCTTCGAAGCCCCGGTGTTGCTGGCCTACTCCAGCCGGAACCGCTCGGCCGGTATCCGCATTCCGATGTATTCGCCCAGCCCCAAGGCCAAGCGGATTGAGGTACGGTTCCCGGATCCCGGCGCCAATCCCTATCTCGCCTTTGCCGCCATGTTGATGGCCGGTCTGGACGGGATCGAGAACAAAATCAACCCCGGCGAGCCGGCGGAGAAGGACCTGTACGATCTCGAGCCGAAGGAAATGGCCAAGATTCGGACCATGCCCGGGAGCCTCGACGATGCGCTCGATGCGCTCGAGAAGGATCATCAGTTCCTCCTCAAGGGCGGTGTCTTCTCTGAGGATCTCATCGAGGCCTGGATCAGCTATAAGCGCACGAAGGAAGTCGATACGATGCGGTTGCGGCCGCACCCGTACGAGTTCTTCCTGTATTACGACCTCTAG
- the glnD gene encoding [protein-PII] uridylyltransferase — protein MSQSLDASSQSLQEFASAGAALAEQRQAIQRRLFAGASGEEVVSATTELVDNLIIGRYRSAARAGGDALTTAGFQHCCLVALGGYGRRELAPFSDIDLMFLFRPEAAKVVPELVKQVLHPLYDSGFQVGHSVRTIQDCVELGLSDLTVRTSMMEARFLAGSADLFQEFHSRYFRKVVSAGVDKYLEQKLEERRREYQKFGETVYLLEPNVKKSKGGLRDLHMLQWIGLARYQAPTIRELSDRGILSQTDYRAVKDAREFLLRVRAFLHTRAGMAQEILTFDEQVWLAKQLGCVDQPHLLAVEQFMQQYYRHTMELHAASMRFVERCRRVSLWQRLRSWMPASRVDQYYSVNGSTLTVPVELRSKVLDRAVALLKLFDLARAKNLVIDPLLLEEIHRHVDAVPEEQFRTPEAGRMFLSILSGPGAARTLESMHRAHLLEKLVPAFARVRGLMQFNQYHKYTVDEHSLLAVAKVEALADQQGVLGEVYRSIKRKDILHLAVLLHDLGKGHEEDHSEVGKRLAEEAAARLGFEEQETRTLVFLVHRHLLMAHTAFRRDPYDEKVLLPFAREVGTPEVLRKLLALTAADIAAVGPEVLTKWKESLLIELFLRAMQEVSGERETADEPERLKRIAADVVAQQEAAETERMERDWIQSELQQFPLRYAYGTSPRRIAAHLAAIRCLQPGRVVVVDSEFNAQLGTCEYAVVTHNDLIPGLFSKIAGVMASGGLQILDAQILTRKDGVVVDTFQVTDPDYQGAPPAERRRAIGNTIESVLTGREAIEDVMRRGARLSFGRSLPAHRQPTEVRVDNETSDRFTIIDVFADDRQGLLYVITNAIFRLGLSVHASRISTRLDQVADVFYVTGQDGTKLEDHAQLESIRGMILREIDAFLGAQAA, from the coding sequence ATGTCGCAAAGCCTGGACGCCTCGTCACAGAGCCTGCAGGAGTTTGCCTCGGCGGGTGCCGCGCTTGCCGAGCAACGGCAGGCGATTCAGCGTCGGCTGTTTGCCGGAGCTTCCGGCGAAGAGGTGGTAAGCGCCACGACCGAACTGGTCGATAACCTGATCATCGGCCGCTACCGTAGCGCGGCCCGTGCAGGTGGTGATGCGCTGACCACGGCGGGCTTTCAGCATTGCTGTCTGGTGGCCTTGGGCGGTTACGGCCGCCGCGAGTTGGCCCCGTTCTCCGACATCGATCTCATGTTTTTGTTCCGTCCGGAAGCGGCGAAGGTCGTGCCGGAGCTGGTCAAGCAGGTGCTCCATCCCCTGTACGACAGCGGATTCCAGGTCGGACACAGCGTGCGCACGATTCAGGATTGCGTCGAACTCGGTTTGAGCGACCTAACCGTGCGGACATCGATGATGGAAGCGCGGTTTTTAGCGGGCAGCGCCGACCTGTTCCAGGAATTTCATTCTCGATACTTCCGCAAGGTCGTCTCCGCTGGCGTCGACAAGTATCTGGAGCAGAAACTCGAGGAGCGTCGCCGCGAATACCAGAAATTCGGCGAGACCGTGTATCTGCTTGAACCGAACGTCAAGAAGAGCAAAGGCGGTCTGCGGGATCTACACATGTTGCAATGGATCGGACTGGCCCGGTATCAGGCTCCGACCATCCGGGAACTGTCCGACCGCGGGATTCTCTCTCAAACCGACTATCGCGCCGTGAAGGACGCTCGCGAGTTTCTGTTACGCGTCCGGGCGTTCCTCCATACGAGGGCCGGGATGGCGCAGGAGATTTTGACGTTCGACGAGCAGGTGTGGCTGGCCAAGCAGTTGGGCTGTGTCGATCAGCCCCATCTGCTGGCCGTCGAGCAGTTCATGCAGCAGTACTACCGCCATACAATGGAACTGCATGCGGCGTCGATGCGCTTCGTGGAGCGGTGCCGGCGGGTGTCGCTGTGGCAGCGCCTGCGTAGTTGGATGCCGGCGTCCCGTGTCGACCAATACTATTCGGTCAACGGCTCGACCCTGACGGTTCCGGTCGAACTTCGATCGAAGGTGTTGGATCGGGCCGTGGCATTGCTGAAATTGTTCGATCTGGCTCGGGCCAAGAATCTCGTGATCGATCCACTTTTGCTCGAGGAAATCCATCGTCACGTGGATGCCGTGCCGGAGGAGCAGTTCCGCACGCCGGAAGCCGGACGCATGTTCTTGTCGATTTTGTCCGGACCGGGTGCGGCCCGCACGCTGGAGTCGATGCACCGGGCGCACCTGCTCGAAAAGCTCGTGCCGGCCTTCGCTCGGGTCCGGGGCCTGATGCAGTTCAACCAGTACCACAAGTATACGGTGGATGAGCACAGCCTTCTGGCGGTCGCGAAGGTGGAAGCGTTGGCGGACCAGCAGGGTGTGCTTGGCGAGGTCTATCGCAGCATTAAACGGAAGGATATCCTTCATCTCGCGGTGCTGCTGCACGATCTGGGAAAAGGCCACGAAGAAGACCACAGCGAGGTCGGGAAGCGTCTGGCGGAGGAAGCCGCCGCCCGGTTGGGGTTCGAGGAACAAGAAACCCGCACGCTCGTCTTCCTCGTGCACAGGCATCTGTTGATGGCCCATACGGCGTTCCGGCGCGATCCGTACGACGAGAAGGTGCTGCTGCCTTTTGCGCGTGAGGTCGGCACGCCCGAGGTCCTGCGTAAGCTGTTGGCCTTGACCGCCGCGGATATTGCAGCCGTCGGACCTGAAGTGTTGACGAAGTGGAAAGAGTCGTTGCTGATCGAGTTGTTCCTGCGCGCGATGCAGGAGGTGTCCGGCGAACGCGAGACCGCCGATGAGCCGGAGCGGTTGAAGCGGATCGCCGCCGACGTGGTCGCGCAGCAGGAAGCCGCCGAGACCGAGCGGATGGAACGAGACTGGATTCAGTCGGAATTGCAGCAGTTCCCGCTCCGCTATGCGTACGGGACATCACCGCGGCGAATCGCTGCGCACCTGGCGGCCATCCGTTGTCTGCAGCCTGGCCGAGTGGTGGTGGTGGATTCCGAATTCAACGCTCAGTTGGGGACATGCGAGTATGCGGTGGTTACCCACAATGATCTGATCCCGGGACTGTTTTCGAAAATCGCCGGCGTCATGGCGTCGGGCGGGCTGCAGATTTTGGACGCGCAGATCTTGACCCGAAAGGACGGAGTCGTGGTCGACACGTTCCAGGTGACCGATCCGGATTATCAGGGCGCTCCACCGGCGGAACGGCGCCGCGCCATCGGCAACACGATTGAGTCGGTCCTGACGGGCCGTGAGGCCATCGAGGATGTGATGCGGCGAGGGGCACGGCTTAGTTTCGGACGGTCACTGCCGGCGCATCGTCAGCCCACGGAGGTCCGCGTCGACAACGAAACGTCGGATCGCTTCACGATCATCGACGTGTTCGCCGACGACCGTCAGGGCCTGCTATATGTGATCACCAACGCCATTTTCCGGTTGGGGTTGTCGGTGCACGCCTCTCGCATCTCCACGCGACTCGACCAGGTGGCGGATGTATTCTATGTTACGGGGCAGGATGGAACGAAACTCGAAGATCACGCGCAGCTGGAGTCGATTCGAGGAATGATCTTGCGGGAGATCGATGCGTTTTTAGGGGCACAGGCGGCATAG
- a CDS encoding P-II family nitrogen regulator — MKVIEAIIKPFKLDEVKDALLEMGVQGMTVTEVKGFGRQKGHKETYRGQEYTIEFVPKVKIEVAVNDGLVQRVLETITRAAKTGSIGDGKIFVRDLDAVVRIRTGETGESAL; from the coding sequence ATGAAGGTGATTGAAGCGATCATCAAGCCGTTCAAGCTCGACGAGGTCAAGGATGCGCTCCTGGAGATGGGTGTACAGGGCATGACCGTGACCGAGGTGAAGGGCTTCGGGCGGCAGAAGGGCCATAAGGAAACGTATCGGGGCCAGGAATATACGATTGAATTCGTGCCGAAGGTCAAGATCGAGGTGGCGGTCAACGATGGCTTGGTCCAGCGGGTGCTGGAGACGATCACTCGGGCGGCCAAGACCGGCAGCATTGGAGACGGGAAGATCTTCGTGCGGGATCTCGATGCGGTGGTTCGTATCCGAACCGGCGAAACGGGAGAGAGCGCGTTGTAG
- a CDS encoding ammonium transporter — MDTGDTAWVLVSSAFVLAMLVPGLALFYGGLVRSKNVLGTIMQSFVILSVVSLLWIFCGYSLAFGPDKGGVIGGLDWVGLNGVGAEPHPVYGPTIPHQAFMLFQMMFAAITPALIAGAFAERKRFVSLIIFSALWSLFIYAPVAHWLWGGGWLSKLGGLDFAGGAVVHITSGASALVCAIVLGKRRGYGTDYMAPHNLPMTLLGTGLLWFGWFGFNGGSALGANGLAVSAILVTHTAAAMGALVWCAVEWLHRGKPTVLGVASGAVAGLATVTPASGFIGPIPAMVIGFIAGAACYAAIVWKGRFGYDDSLDVVGIHGVGGVIGILATGLFASKAINPAGADGLFFGNPGLFGIQLVVVVATALFSIIGTFVILKLVDAMTGLRVSGEEEATGLDLSQHNERAYS; from the coding sequence ATCGATACCGGTGATACGGCCTGGGTATTGGTCTCGTCCGCTTTTGTGCTGGCGATGCTGGTGCCGGGCTTGGCCCTGTTTTATGGAGGGCTTGTGCGCAGCAAGAACGTGCTGGGCACGATCATGCAGAGTTTTGTGATCCTCAGCGTGGTCAGCCTGCTTTGGATCTTTTGTGGATACAGTTTGGCATTCGGGCCTGACAAGGGCGGCGTGATCGGCGGGTTGGATTGGGTCGGGCTCAACGGTGTCGGGGCGGAGCCGCACCCGGTGTATGGGCCGACAATCCCTCACCAAGCATTCATGCTCTTCCAGATGATGTTCGCCGCCATTACTCCGGCGCTCATCGCGGGGGCCTTTGCTGAACGCAAGCGATTTGTCTCGCTCATCATATTCTCCGCGCTCTGGTCGCTATTCATTTATGCGCCTGTGGCCCATTGGCTTTGGGGCGGAGGCTGGCTGTCCAAGTTGGGCGGGCTGGATTTTGCCGGCGGGGCCGTGGTGCACATTACCTCGGGGGCATCGGCTCTGGTTTGCGCAATCGTGCTGGGTAAGCGGCGCGGTTATGGAACGGACTATATGGCGCCGCACAATCTTCCGATGACCCTCCTTGGGACGGGTCTGCTCTGGTTTGGCTGGTTCGGGTTCAACGGCGGCAGCGCATTGGGCGCGAATGGCCTGGCGGTGTCGGCGATTCTGGTGACCCACACGGCGGCTGCGATGGGGGCCTTAGTCTGGTGCGCGGTGGAATGGCTGCACCGTGGGAAACCGACTGTGCTCGGCGTGGCGAGCGGCGCGGTCGCGGGGCTCGCGACCGTCACCCCGGCTTCAGGCTTCATCGGCCCGATTCCTGCGATGGTGATTGGATTTATCGCAGGTGCGGCCTGCTATGCGGCGATTGTTTGGAAAGGACGATTCGGCTATGATGACTCGCTTGACGTCGTGGGGATTCACGGCGTCGGCGGGGTGATCGGAATTTTGGCGACCGGACTGTTCGCCAGCAAGGCGATCAATCCGGCCGGCGCCGATGGATTGTTTTTCGGCAATCCCGGTCTCTTCGGCATTCAACTCGTGGTCGTCGTGGCAACGGCGTTGTTCTCGATCATCGGCACATTCGTCATTCTGAAATTGGTCGATGCCATGACCGGATTGCGGGTGAGCGGCGAGGAAGAGGCGACCGGTCTCGATTTGAGTCAGCACAACGAACGCGCGTATTCGTGA